The genomic stretch GTACGATGCATATAAAATGAATATACAACCAATGAGTTTAAGTAATCCATTCTTCGATTATTGGGGAAATCCGGGAGGACATTCTTATAACCATTTCGAAGGAATACGTCAGGCATATACTTTTCTTGAAAACATTGATAGAACTCCGGGGTTTCTGCCCGAAGAAGTGAACTCAATGAAAGGGGAAGCACAATTCATTATTGGCTACCTTCATTTTATGCTTATGCGTCAGTATGGACCAACTCTTATTATAAACCAATCTATACCTCTTGATGCAGGTGAAGATGAATATTATCCTCACAGAAAGTCTATCGACGAAGTAACAGAATTTTGTTTAAGCAAGTTTGACCAAGCATACGACCTGCTTCCTGACAGCAGATCAAAAACGGACTATGGAAGAATTACAAAACCAGTGGTTTCTGCGGTAAAAGGACGTATGTTGCTTTATATGGCAAGTCCGTTATTTAATGGCAACTCTGATTATGCAAGTTTTACAGGTAAAAGCGGAGAAACTTTGTTTCCACAGACATATGATAGTGAAAAATGGATGAAAGCAATTAAAGCTTCAGAGATAGCAATAGAGGATGCTGAAAATACCGGAGTAGCCCTTTATAATGCTGAGGCAGATGTAGTAGATAATTACCGATATGCTTTAGTTGAACCTTGGAATAATGAATTGATATGGGGGTACAAGCAGGAATGGTACTGGGGATGGCAACGTCATTCTGCACCCCGTGTAATAGATGGAGGAGCAGTAACTGCAGCAGGAGGAAATGGTCCTACTTTACGTGAAGTAGAAATGTATTATACCGAAAACGGACTTCCTATTGATGAGGATCCTGCTTTCGATTACATGGGGAGATTTAGCGTATTGCCGGGTGATAGTACTGCAGTGTTACACCGCATGAGAGAAACACGTTTTTATTCTAATATTGCTTTTGATAGAGGCATTTATAAGATAAATGGAACAGAACAAACAATGTACTTTCGTTTAAATGAGCACGATGGATACGATGGTGTTGACCGTTCAAACTATACACG from Bacteroidota bacterium encodes the following:
- a CDS encoding RagB/SusD family nutrient uptake outer membrane protein, translating into MRKNINKILVVLALSLGIQSCNYLDVVPENTATIDDAFTRPAEAYNFLYSLYSFMPKINDHLTYPQHWVNDETVIPWTWYDAYKMNIQPMSLSNPFFDYWGNPGGHSYNHFEGIRQAYTFLENIDRTPGFLPEEVNSMKGEAQFIIGYLHFMLMRQYGPTLIINQSIPLDAGEDEYYPHRKSIDEVTEFCLSKFDQAYDLLPDSRSKTDYGRITKPVVSAVKGRMLLYMASPLFNGNSDYASFTGKSGETLFPQTYDSEKWMKAIKASEIAIEDAENTGVALYNAEADVVDNYRYALVEPWNNELIWGYKQEWYWGWQRHSAPRVIDGGAVTAAGGNGPTLREVEMYYTENGLPIDEDPAFDYMGRFSVLPGDSTAVLHRMRETRFYSNIAFDRGIYKINGTEQTMYFRLNEHDGYDGVDRSNYTRSGYLIQKLVHPETMFTTTENTFIEYPWPALRLAEVYLNMAEALNEYAFGTRDKFGNDAVYYLDLVRERAGIPSVGDAWALSNSPGKPSSQDGLREIIQRERNIELAFEGHRMWDLRRWKQGDKLNTPVYGLNIEASSANEFYSKTKIEDRYFDVNKSYFWPINLNELQKNPNLVQNPGY